Part of the Aquimarina sp. MAR_2010_214 genome is shown below.
TCCTGAAGAAGTAGTCGATTGGAAATGGATGCCTATTGAAGCTGTTAAACATGATATATTAGCACATCCAGAACAATACACAGAATGGTTTAAAATTATTTTTGAGAAATTTTATTCATACATAACCATATGAGGATTAAAGCATGCAGAAAAGCTCATTTTAATGCAGCACATCGATTGTATAGAAAGGATTGGAGTGATGAAAAAAACCTTCAAATATTTGGGAAGTGTAGTAATCCAAAATATCACGGTCATAATTATGAACTTATCGTGGCTGTAATAGGGGAGACTGATCCAGAAACAGGTTTTTTGATGGATCTTAAGATTTTGAAAGAGTACATTAAGACCGAAGTTGAAGACTATATGGATCATAAAAATCTTAACGAAGAAGTCGAAGAGTTTGAGAGTTTAAACCCTACTGTAGAAAATATAGCCTTTGTGATCTGGAATAGATTGCGTAAAAAAATAGCTTCACAATATGATATTGAAGTGACACTATATGAAACGCCCCGCAATTTTGTAATCTATAAAGGAGAATAGAATATGGGGTTGAAAGTAGGGGATAAGGTTCCTGAGTTTATCGCTACGAATGATAAAGGAGAACAATTTTTGAGTTCTGATATTATCGAAAAAAAAAATCTGATACTTTATTTTTATCCTAAAAATTTTACTCCTGGTTGCACAAAAGAAGCCTGCGACTTTAGAGATAATTATGTGGATTTTGTAAATTTAGGTGTAGAAGTGATAGGTATAAGTACCGATAGTGTAAAATCACATGCAAGGTTTAAAAGTAAATATGCACTTCCCTTTATGTTTTTGTCTGATCCTAAAGGTGAATTACGAAAGCTTTTTGGTGTGAAATCAGAATTATTAGGATTACTACCAGGAAGAGAAACCTATGTGATAGATGAAAAAGGAATTATACGATTAAAATTTAATAGTATGAAAGCCTCAGAGCATGTAAGTAAAGTAATAAAAAAAATAAGAGAAATAGTAAATGAGTAACAAACTCTTTCTGAAAATAAAAATTTGGGAAGGAGACGTCTTTTACGTACTCATTATTGAATTGAAAACACTAATTTTGCAAAAAACAAATTAGATATGGCAAATAAGAGAGACCTTAAAAAAGATATAAACTACGTTTTAGGAGATATTATAGAAGAAGTTTATGTATGGGAACTAGAAAATCCAGGTAAAGAAAGTAAGTCTGGAGAAGCGATCATTGATGAGGCAATTACATCTTTTGATGGATTTATGGCTAGGGCTAATGAACGAAAACTTGAAAACCCTAAAAAACATTTTAAATCTCTTCGTGATGATTTAGAAAAAACTGCTAAGGCTTTAGTTGAAAAAGTAAATGCATTGTAAATTTTCTTTAAAAAATATTTGTAAAAACGGTTGTAGAAATTATATTTGCAACCGTTTTTGCCGATATAGCTCAGCTGGCTAGAGCAGCTGATTTGTAATCAGCAGGTCGTGGGTTCGAGTCCCTCTATCGGCTCTTAGAAAAAAAATCCTAAACTTATGTTTAGGATTTTTCTTTTTCTAAATAGAGAATGAATTCAAAATGTTTTAAAAAAAGAATAAATTATTCTGTTAAAAAAATCTAGATACAGCAGCCATTTGATGGATGATATGAGCATCCAGGAATATAAGTAGCACCACAACTAGGGTTGTTTAATGCCACATGAGAAGTTGTACAGCATCGTAATGCAGGGTTACAACATTTTCGAAGAATCGGAATACGACCACCTTTTATTCCTTTTTGTTCACTTTTTTTAAGACTTTTTGTTCCTTCTAAATTTACGATAGTTTTTAACATGATGTTTAGGTTTTAAGTTTCATCACTAAATTAAGGAAAATACATATCGATGATATACAGTAATACCTCAATTAACATTTTGTGATAAGGCATTTATACGAATGGATCGAACTCTTTTTCTAAAATCATAATTATTTGTTTTTAAGGGATTTCCAATTCGTGTTTGCCAATTTTTCCATTTCAGATTCATTTCCAATCCATGGTATAATTGTATTAAAAGGTTTGCCCTCCCAGTAATCATTGTAGAAGAGGTATAGTTTTTCATCGTCGATTCTAAATGTATTAGGGTCAACAGGTACCTTCTTGTTCATTTTTGCAACAGCAAAAGCACAATAACCATCAAATTGAGGAAGATACTGTGACGGATTAGCTTTGAAAGCTTTAAGATGTTCTGCATTTGCAAAATAGTAAGTGGCTTCATTGTGTGTAGTAGAAAACTCGATACTTCCTCTCATTGCTGTATTGGTTGTGAAGTAATTGACCACATCATATCCATTATTAGCAACATTATTTTTGTCCACGTTTACTTTTTGAGCTATTCCCAGACTCGTTCCAAGTATAGTAATTACTAGAATTAAGGTCATTTTTTTCATTGAAAATAATTTTATAGATTAATAATTAATACAAAAATAGAATCAATAATTGTATTTTTAGTATCTAAAAAACAATTATATTTGCTCAATAGTACAAAATTATGTTATGGATGTATTTAGTGATGTTTTGAAAAAAGTAAAATTATCGAGTGCTGTATATTTTAAATCAAATTTTTCTTCTCCATGGGGAATGGATATTCCTAAAGGGCCTTTCGCGCAGTTTCATATTGTAACACGGGGTCAATGTATACTTAAAACAAAAGATAAATCTATTCAGCTATTTGCGGGTGATATTGTTGTTTTTCCTTTAGGGACAAATCATTGGTTGGCAGATTTAGAGACAAGTAAACGACAAAACGGGCAGGATGTAGTGCGAGCTATTTTAAAAGGAAAACCTTTGTTTGAAGGAGATAATATAACTACAACATTAATATGTGGTCATTTTGAGTTTGATAGAAGTATAGAGCATCCTTTTATAAAAGAAATGCCTAAAATTATCCATATACCTGATGCAGAGAAAAAAGAATTCTCATGGTTGGAAAATATTGTTAACCTTATAATTCATGAAGCTGGAAATGAACAACCAGGAAGCCAGGTGATTGTAGATAAACTAGGTGAGGTTTTATTTATTCATACGTTAAGGGCCTATATTCAGAGAAACAAAGTCAAAAAAGGGTTTATAGCAGCTATGCAAGACGAACGGATAGGTAAGGTGCTAAAGGCTATTCATAGTGCTCCAGAAATGAATTGGAGATTGATTTCACTAGCTCGAGTCGCCGGAATGTCACGAACAAGCTTTAGTAATCAATTTAGGAATTTATTAGGAGAAACCCCATTGAATTATATCACACAATGGAGGATATTACAAGCAAAAGAACTTTTGATAGAGAGCAATAAGTCGGTAGGGGAGATAGCTAACGAAGTTGGTTATCAATCTGAAGCTGCTTTTAACAGAGTTTTTAAAAAGAGAGTAACTTTAACTCCTCTCAAATTTAGACAGTCTTTTTAACTATGACTTTTAGTGTTTTAAGCTTCCCCTTTTTTATGATTCATTTTTTAACTTTTACATATAGATATTTTCTTAATTTGTTAGATTATTAACCTTTAAATATATATCATAAAAAAAAGAATCTGAAGTCGTTAAAACTTAACAAAAAATCTATTTCTAAATTAGACTTAACGCAGGTTAAAGGAGGGGCAACTGGAGGTTGTGTGAGAATAATATCTTACGATAATACATACCCCGAAAAATATTGGCCATAAAATTTAGCGAACTTCGGTTCGTTTTTCTTTTTTATGATTTCAAGTTTTTTATATAATTCAATCTGGAATTTACTTAATAATCTACTTCCAAAAAATATTATTTCGGAAATCATAAAATGTTAGAATCTACAGAATTTTTGAGAATTATTCTTTGATATTGGCCTTTGCTTCTGCTTCTTTGGTTTTTCGATCAGCAATATATTTGATCAATTGTTTTCCGTATAAAGATTTTTTTACCTTAGGACTTAAAGAGCTGGCAACGGTATCCAGAAATTTTATATTGGCATCAAAAACCTCATTAAGTGTGATGTAAGGAGCCACTTCAAGTTTTCTGTTGGTTATAGCAAAATTAATAGTATATAGATATTTTTGACGCATTAAATTTTTGTATGCTTTATCATTTTCAATGAGTTTTTCATCATCTTTTTGCTTACTGGCTTCAAAATCTTCTTTGAGGATCCTAAGATTTCTTTCATTAAATCGTTTAAGCATTTTTTTGTATTCCATATACTTCGCTTGATTTTTCCCGCCCTTTATTCTTACATCATTTTCAAAATCAAGTAAATTAGTGGTTATAGTAATCTCTCCCGGTTCTACAAAAAAGTCAATACGATCATTATATTGTTTCCCATCTTTTTTATCAAGATATAGGTAATGAATTTCTGGTTCTACAACTTCTGATTTAAGTACAAATTCAGAATTACCATCAATACTTACAGAATCCACATTTACTAATAGAGTATCCTGTATTTTTTGTAAGTATACTTTTCCTTTTTTTAACCCTTTAATGTTACCTATTACTGTTACATTCCCTTTCTTAGTAGGCGAGCTGCAATTGGTTAATAATACAGTTAATAATAATAGAATAGAAAAATACTTCATGTACTGATTTTTGATTTTTAGTAGGGTCACAAAGATGCAAGTTTTATTTTAAATGAAACAAAAAAATAGATTCTAATGGTCAAAAACTAACTTTATTTTTTATTAGTTTCCTGAAGCTATTTGCATAAGGATAGTACATAAAATGGCACCATATGTTCCTACCACATATCCAAAAACGGCAAGAAGTACACCTACTGTTGCCAGAGAAGGATGAAATGCTGCTGCGACTACAGGTGCAGATGCTGCTCCTCCTATATTAGCTTTACTACCTACTGCGAGAAAAAAGTATGGAGCTTTAATCAATTTGGCCACTCCTATAAGAAGCAAGACATGTATAGCCATCCATACAAGCCCGATGGCGATAAGTCCCGGGTTTTCGAAAATCTTACCAATATCCATTTTCATTCCTATGGTAGCTACCAGAATATAGATAAAAATACTTCCTAGTTTACTAGCACCTGCTCCTTCATATTGTTTGACTTTGGTATAGGATAACAAAATTCCGATTGCTGTAGCAATGGTAATCATCCAAAAGAACTTAGAAGTAAATGAGGATAACGCAGAACTCTTATCGTTAAAGGCTTCAAAATTATCAGATAATAGATTAGAAATCCCTGCTGCTCCCCAATGTGCAATCCCCACTACGGTAAACGCAATAGAAAGCATAATGATATAATCGGTTAGAGATGGGGTTCGGGTTATGCTTTCTGCATAACTGGATACTTTTTGTTTTAAAGCTTCGATGGCACTGTTATCAGCTTTTAACCACCGATCGATTTTGTCACTCTTACCAATACCCAATAATAATATGGCCATCCATATATTGGCAACAACAATATCAACCAGTACCATTCCTCCATATTTTTCAGGATTATATTGATAAATTTCTAGCATAGCAGCTTGATTTGCACCTCCGCCAATCCAGCTACCGGCTAATGTAGATAAACCTCTCCAAATGGCATCAAATCCAGCTCCGCCAACAGTTTCTGGTGAAACGATAGAAATGAGTAGAATTGCAATAGGCCCTCCAATAATAACACCAAGGGTGCCTGTTAAAAACATAATTAATGCCTTAGGACCTAAATTAAAAATACTCTTGAGATCGATGCTTAATGTCATTAATACCAAAGATGCAGGGAGTAAAAACCTACTGGCAACATAATATACATTAGAAGATTTTTCTACTAATACTCCTTCTGCATTTAGTTCTTTCCATCCTGGAGAAATAATTCCTAACGAGTTGAATATGGCAGGTAATAAATAACAAAGTAGTAATGCAGGAACAAATTTATAAAAGGTTTTCCAGAAATTATTACTAATAGAAGATGTATAAAAAACTAGCCCTAAACAAAGCATTAGAATACCAAAAACTATGGTGTCATTTGTGAAAAAAGGAACGTTCTCCATTATTGATTATTTAGTTTAAAAAAAATACATCGCAAAATACATTTAATTTGGAGAAGACAAAAACAACATCAAAATAGTAATCTCTAGTCATTAATCCATTTTTTTAATATGATCTTTTGCTGCTCTGAAGCCTTAGGGTCTTGTTCTAAAATTATCTTCTCTATGGTAGGTTTGGTTACATTGGATTTGAGTGTCATAATCTCATTATTACGCTTAATTTTAAATGTAATTTTGTCTCCTATTTTCCATTTATTAGAATCACCAAACAGGTCGTATATATTATTAAGATTATATTCTTTTTTGTTAATACTTAGCAAAACATCTCCTTCTAAAATTCCAAGTTCTTTTAAAAAGCTATTAAATGGGATATCTGATGTGAAAATAACTTCCTTGGTAACCTCAGAACCTGTTACAAAAGGTTCTTGTTTGAAAATAAAATAAGAAGAAGGCTCATTTTTTATTCCATAAAGTACTCCGGCTTTATTAAGATAAAATTCATAATCAATAGGAGTATTGTTCATAACATGCGTTTGTAAAAATGCACTCACCTCTGGATATGAATCTTCTTTTATTGCTTCAATAAGTTCTTTGTCATCAAAAGGAACATCAATTCCATATCTAACCGATAAATTTTTTATTAGATCTAGTAATCCATAAATTCCATCACTTCTTTCACGCATTATAATATCCAGACACATAGAGATGAGCGCCCCTTTTTCATAAACATTTCTGTAGCTATTATGATAAGGATTGACCAAAATGTTTTTGCTCATAGTTGCAAAAGCTATAGAGTCATCAAATGAAGAAGAAGCTTCAATTTTACCAACGATTCGTTCAAAAAATTCATCTTTAGTAATAAGCCCTTGTGTAATTTGAAATAACATCGAAAAATACTCTGTAGTGCCCTCATATAACCACAAATGCTCAGACATTTTGGGGTTGTTATAATCAAAATTATGGATTTCTTTAGAATGGATGGTTAATGGTGTTACGATATGAAAAAACTCATGAGAAACAACATCAGTAAGTGCTTCATTAAGTTTTTCATGAGATAGTGATTCTGGCAATACGACTACTGTAGAAGTATTATGTTCTAGGGCTCCAAATCCTTGGGCATCATCAGATTTTGCAGAAGAAAGATAAAGTAATATACTATATTTTTTTGTAGAGTTAATATCACCCAGGAAATTTTTTTGTGCTCTAATCATACGCTCCATCTGAGACATTATTCTTGCTGCTTTGTGAGTTTTGTTTTTAGAGTAAACACTTAGAAGTACTTCTATATCATTAATTTTGAAGCTAGCTTTATCCGGACTAGAATACATGATAGGGTTATCTGCTACATCTGCATATCTTTTAAAAGCAAAGTAATCGATATCATTTTTAGAAGTATTCGATACATTTTCAAAAAGTATCTCTTCAACCGAAGTCGAAGCTTCCAAAAAAGAAGGGTGCTTAATAAATACTTTGTATTTATTTTCTTTCATCCCATCAAAGTAACCTATAAACGCATATAGATTTAAAATGAAATTTTTATCTTTTATAATATTAGATCCTGTTGGTGAGAAAATGTCATGAGAACTTTCAGAATCAAAAGTATCATTTACCCAATATGTAATTTTATCTAATTGCTTGGCATTGGTTATTTTCCAGCGATTGTCACCATGTTTTTGAACATAAATAGAATTACCCTGATGATCAAATGCTTTAAGATCATCAACATATTTGCCAAAGTTGTTATTCTGATATGTACCAGGTACAATTTTGGGTAAGTAGTAACTTATTGTATCCAGATTTAAGTTGTCTATTTGAATTTCTACCTTTACTTTATCATCTTTTACATTAACGAGATCAATAGAAGCACGTATCGTGGATATGTTTGTTGATGTAATGGGGTGCTGCTGTGCAGTTTTACAACCAGAAGCCAGGTTAAATAATGCAAATGCAAATACTAGGTTTTTTATGGTTCGAATCGTTCTTTGCACAGTTATAAAATGTTTTTTTGAATATACGTTGCTACTCCATTTTCTTTTCCCGAAAGCGTAATAGTATTTGCTACTTGTAAAGTTTCTGGTTTTGCATTTGCTACAGCAACACCAGTTCCTACTGCTTGAAGCATTGCAATATCATTATAATTATCTCCAAATGCAACTGCATCAGAAATAGGAATCTTATAATGTGTATTTAGCAGAATTTCTATGGCTGATAATTTTGAAATACTTTTGTGTGCAATCTCTATGTATGTTGGTTTAGAACGGTATAAATGAAGAGTGTCTTTGAAAGTGGCTTCTAAAAAAGCATAGGCTTGATCGATATAGGATTCTTCACCCATACACATAATCTTATGAGCTCCTTTGTGATGAGTTTTCCATTCTTGTATCACATGTTGGGTTGATTTTACTTCTGGATTTACTTTGGTATTATTTGCTTCTCGATTTGCCCAAAAATCCATCTCAGGTACAAACCAATCATTATTGTGATATAAACTTATATGAATTTTTTGATCCTTATTAAAATTATGTAACTCTTCTATGATATCTGGAGATATAAAAGTAGAATGAACTGGTTTTTGATTTATCAAAATTAATCCTCCATTATAACATATTATTGGTTGGTCTTTTATATCTAACTCTTCCTGTAGATGATACATAGCATCAGGCATTCTGGAAGAGATTAACACTATGGGGATAGTGTTCTTAATTCTCTTAATTTCTGAAATTGTAAGTTCAGAAAGCTCTCTTTCAGAATTTAATAGCGTTCCATCAATATCAGAGAATATAATGCGATGTGGCATTAGGCGTTTTGGATTAGGGTTATATAATTTTTTTAATGAACTATTGATTCACAAAGTTACTAATCCCGGTCAGAACTTCGGGCATTATTTTTCTAAAGGGTTCATTATATGATTTGTGATTTTCTAATCGCCCTCCTTTAATTTCTTTTAAAATATGGTTCATGCCTTGAACAAATAGGTATTCGGCTTGTGGTATAATCTCTTTAAATTTTTCTACTTGTATTAATTCTACCTGAATATCTTTATCACCATAAATCATGAGAACAGGCATTTCTAATTTTAAAATTTCTTCAGATGGATTATATTTCATCCAGGAACTCATAAATGGTTGTAAATTATATCTAAAAATAGACTCTAATGCGGGGTCATAACTGGTAGCTCTACCATTTTCTCTTAATTGTTTAAAAGCAACAGAAGCACTTTTATCCAGACCAGGAGCTTGCTTGGCAATTTGCTCTATAATTACCTGATCTATTGATATTGCATTTCCTGCTATAGAAATAAAACCATTTGCCCTTCCTTCGGCAGCAATCATACCCACTAGAGAACCTTGACCATGACCAGCAATAATGATTTTTTTATATTTTTCATTTTTATTGAAATAATCCAGTATTGATATCGCATCTTCAATATAGTGATCTAAAGAAATTTCATGCTCTTTAATTCCTAAACCATCCATTTTAAAAAGCCTTTTGTCATAGCGATAAGTTGCAATACCTTCTTTTGCAAGTTCATGGGATAGTTGCTTAAAAGTATCATTTTTAGACATTCGGTCATTGCCATCTCTATTAATGGCTCCAGCATCCATTATAAAAATAACCAAAGGAACATTATCTTCAGAATATGGTGTGACCAGTGAACCCTCTATATATCTATTGATTTTGACAACTGCAGAGTTAAATTCTTTTTCTTGTGCAAAACTCAATACAGTAATCAAGCTCATTAATAAATAAATTTTTCTCTTCATAGCGGCGTAGGATTTGTTTATAAAGCAAATAAGAAATGAATACTAATCAAATCGATATTGGCTAAACGTTTAATATGAATTGAATCGTGTTCTTTCGTTAAAGACAATATACATAAACAGGTAAAACGACAAATTTAGAAGCATATTTTGATTTGAGACGATTACTATTTGTTGTTTCTAATATTTTATTTAGGTGTAATTAATCATTTTTAACGAATCACTAACATACCCTTTTTTATCTTTGCTTCAAAATATATATAAATGAAACTTCAATATAAGTGGTTACTTGTTTTACTCATTATTTCTTTATCTGGATTTTCTGCAGATTATGACTGGGGGAAAACAGGACATAGAGCTACGGGTCAGATAGCAGATTCATATTTAACTAAGAAAGCAAAACGTAATATAGCAAAACTTCTTAATGGTCAAAGTCTTGCTTTGATTTCTACATTTGCCGATGACATTAAAAGTGATGAGAAGTATAGAGGATATAGCCCCTGGCATTATGTTAATTTTCCGTTTAACAAGAGGTATGGTGAAGAAAAACCTAGTGAACATGGTGATTTGATAAAAGGAATGAATACATGTATATCGGTATTAAAAGATGAGAAGTCATCTAAGGAAGATATTGTATTTCATCTTAAAATGTTAGTGCATTTTGTTGGTGATTTGCACCAACCACTTCATGTTGGTAGAGGAGAAGATAAAGGAGGGAATGATATTCAGGTACGTTGGTTTAGAGATGGATCTAACCTACATAGGGTTTGGGATAGTGATATGATAGATTATTACGGTATGAGTTATACAGAGTTATCTATAAATGAAACAATTTTGTCTAAAGATCAGATTAAGAGAATTCAAAGTGGTAGCATAGTAGACTGGGTTCATGAATCTCAAAAGCTTGCACAACAGGTTTATGGGTCAGCAAATGTAGGTGAAAAACTAGGCTATAAATATATGTATGATTATTTCCCAATGGTACGCAATCAATTGCAAAAAGGCGGAATACGACTGGCCAAAATATTAAATGAAATTTTTGGATAAAACTATTATTAGCTAATAGACATCTCGTTGCGATATTGTTTGGGAGACATCGAAAAATGCTTTTTAAAAGTTTTAGTAAGATGACTTTCATCTGTATATCCCAATTGATATGCAATTTCAGCAATAGTAAATTCGGTATGTTGTAAGCGATACTCGACCAGCTTCATTTTGTATTTTGTAACATACTGATGTATTGATTCACCTGTTTTTCTCTTAAAATATGTGCTAATTGAACTTTGAGACATATTAAATTTATTTGCCAAAAAATTAATCTTAGTAAGATCGTTGTCATACACATTTTGCCTAATGTGACTTAAGATTGAATCTATTTTGTTGTGAGAAACAAGGATGTTTTTTTGCTGTGAATTATATTTTTCAGCAATATTACGAACTATTATACTTAGGATAGTACTTATTGCATTAGAAATGATTTCTTGATAATACACTTTCTCATTTTTAAATTCTTCTAAAACAACATTATGGATGTCCCAAATGATATTTCGATCTTCTTCATGAGAAATTACGTCTCCTGGTATAATATTGGGTTGATGTAATAACTGCTCAATGCGTTGTAACCAATATTTCCTGTCAGGAAGATTTACTTTACTAGAAAACAAAAGTTCGGTAAACTTGAAATAAGTGAAATTAGTACGTTTTTCGATTTCGAAGTGGTGAGTATCTTCTGGTGCAAGTAAAAAGATATCATTTTCTTTATACGGAAACCGTATACCATTAATCGTATGATACCCATTTCCTTTTTCAATAAAAATTATTTCAAAATAATTATGATTATGAGGTTCCGCTTCCCATTGATCAATAGCATATTGATGTACTACAAAAGTCTCATTCAAGGTATAACGGGTCATAAACAATTCTTTAACATTTTAAAGTTACAAAAATAAAATCAATAAAACAGGAATTCTTTTATACAAGTGTTTTTGAACAAATATGTTTAATTATGTTGATAACTAATTGATTATGTCGTTTTTTTTACAAGTTATATGTAAAATTATACAAGAATCAGAATCAAGGTAAGATTTAAATTTGCCGCTCAAAATTTCACACAAATCTATCATGAAAATTAGAATTTATTTATATCACTTCATTAGAGTAACATTTGGAGTGTTGCTGGTATCGTATGGTACCTATAATGTAATTTGGTATTCTGAGTTTTTAGAACGGCTAGATATATATTTTGAGAGTGCTACAATATTGGATATTAGTTTTATAGAAGCTCTTGCTCCATTAGTGCCTTTTGAGGATTTTGTAATTGGAATGTTCCTGATTTTAGGAATTTTTACCAGAAAAACTTTAATCACTATCATCATACTATTCACTTTTTTTACTTTGTTTTTAGTTGATGCAGATTGCTTATTTTTTGCATTCATTCATCTTGCTCTTGGTGGTATTGCTATGTTATTACTAAAGAAAGATAATCATGATTTGAATTCTATAAGCCATGATAAAGATATATATCAAATTATATCTTAAAATTTAAAATAGCTACCTCTTTGCAGAGAGGTTTTTTTCATAGATTAATTTTGTTAGATGTTAAATAACGCCCTTACAGTTTTGTAAGGGTTTTTTTATTGAATTATCAGCCATTTTCTAAATTAATTTGAAGTGGGTAAAAAAACTATAGGTAAAGGTGTACCCAGTATATTAGGCCAAATTGAAGTAACAATCTAGTGACCAAAATTAATTTTGGAAAATTTAGACTAGCTTTTTTATGTGTAAGCATATGTATATGGACCGGAAAAAATAGAATGAGCATAAAAATTATGCTCCAGGCAGAAAATGTCTTAGTTAGTGTAAATAATAGACCAAAACTCACAAAAATCTCTGCAATACCACTTAAATAAACTAATAATCTATGATAAGGAATATATAAGGGCATTATTCTCATGAATACCTTAGGATAGATTAAATGAAAAATTCCTGAAAAACCAAAGATGAATGACAAGACGTATAGATGCCAACTCATTAAATCCCAGTAGCTTTTTCTTTACCAGCTTTACTTAGTACATTATTTTTGTTTCGAGTCATCATTTTAATAAAACTTATTTTCCTAAAACGCAGAGCGTTCCAATCTGTATTAATAGAAACTTGATTTATGGGTTGGAGGTTATAATCTCCAAGAACTCCCCAACCGTAATCTCTATTAATTAATGAAGTATATTTTTTAGAGTTTTTTTTAGGATATGCAAACCAAAGTATAGCATCTCCTACTAGTTTTGGATATACGGTTTCTATACGATTTTCTATTTGCTTTTTTTCTGTAACAAATATAATGGCAAAATCAACTTTTGATACTTGAATCAGAGATTCTTTAACATTTACACCTTTAAGGCAATCAAGGTCTTTACAAAACCCTTCAGGTTCATTAAGAATCAATATTTCATCCAGTGAGAATGGTAATTGTAATTTTTTAAAGAGCGTTGTCATGAGAATAAAATTTAGAACTAGACTTGTGTCTCTTAAAGATACGAAAAAAACTTGTCATTTTATTTGTAAGATATTTTAATGAAGGATTGCAAATTAATAAAAATCAGATTTTTACATAGATTTGATGATATATAATTATTGTTTGTTGTATAACAATAAAAACAATGTACCCTGGCGGTGGCGGAAATGATATTTGTGAAGGAGTGGCTCATTGATCTAGTTCACAAAATTATCAAATACTCAAGATGTGCAGCACCTTAACGATGTAGTAAAAAACTAAAATTTTATACTACTCTTTTATAATTTTATCTCTTTAGCATTATCAGGAGTCTCAAAAATAGAACCTTCGTCTTCTAGAAAAGTAATATCTGTAATAATTGCTTCTCCCAATTCATTAGTTATTCCTTTTTCTTCGGTCCAACCATAAAACTTCCACTTAGTAGCAAAAGGGATTCCTTCTACGGTTTTAAAATCCTGAAATTGTATAATAT
Proteins encoded:
- a CDS encoding 6-carboxytetrahydropterin synthase, with the protein product MRIKACRKAHFNAAHRLYRKDWSDEKNLQIFGKCSNPKYHGHNYELIVAVIGETDPETGFLMDLKILKEYIKTEVEDYMDHKNLNEEVEEFESLNPTVENIAFVIWNRLRKKIASQYDIEVTLYETPRNFVIYKGE
- a CDS encoding peroxiredoxin; protein product: MGLKVGDKVPEFIATNDKGEQFLSSDIIEKKNLILYFYPKNFTPGCTKEACDFRDNYVDFVNLGVEVIGISTDSVKSHARFKSKYALPFMFLSDPKGELRKLFGVKSELLGLLPGRETYVIDEKGIIRLKFNSMKASEHVSKVIKKIREIVNE
- a CDS encoding YHS domain-containing (seleno)protein, which encodes MKKMTLILVITILGTSLGIAQKVNVDKNNVANNGYDVVNYFTTNTAMRGSIEFSTTHNEATYYFANAEHLKAFKANPSQYLPQFDGYCAFAVAKMNKKVPVDPNTFRIDDEKLYLFYNDYWEGKPFNTIIPWIGNESEMEKLANTNWKSLKNK
- a CDS encoding AraC family transcriptional regulator — translated: MDVFSDVLKKVKLSSAVYFKSNFSSPWGMDIPKGPFAQFHIVTRGQCILKTKDKSIQLFAGDIVVFPLGTNHWLADLETSKRQNGQDVVRAILKGKPLFEGDNITTTLICGHFEFDRSIEHPFIKEMPKIIHIPDAEKKEFSWLENIVNLIIHEAGNEQPGSQVIVDKLGEVLFIHTLRAYIQRNKVKKGFIAAMQDERIGKVLKAIHSAPEMNWRLISLARVAGMSRTSFSNQFRNLLGETPLNYITQWRILQAKELLIESNKSVGEIANEVGYQSEAAFNRVFKKRVTLTPLKFRQSF
- a CDS encoding DUF4369 domain-containing protein encodes the protein MKYFSILLLLTVLLTNCSSPTKKGNVTVIGNIKGLKKGKVYLQKIQDTLLVNVDSVSIDGNSEFVLKSEVVEPEIHYLYLDKKDGKQYNDRIDFFVEPGEITITTNLLDFENDVRIKGGKNQAKYMEYKKMLKRFNERNLRILKEDFEASKQKDDEKLIENDKAYKNLMRQKYLYTINFAITNRKLEVAPYITLNEVFDANIKFLDTVASSLSPKVKKSLYGKQLIKYIADRKTKEAEAKANIKE
- a CDS encoding DUF819 domain-containing protein; amino-acid sequence: MENVPFFTNDTIVFGILMLCLGLVFYTSSISNNFWKTFYKFVPALLLCYLLPAIFNSLGIISPGWKELNAEGVLVEKSSNVYYVASRFLLPASLVLMTLSIDLKSIFNLGPKALIMFLTGTLGVIIGGPIAILLISIVSPETVGGAGFDAIWRGLSTLAGSWIGGGANQAAMLEIYQYNPEKYGGMVLVDIVVANIWMAILLLGIGKSDKIDRWLKADNSAIEALKQKVSSYAESITRTPSLTDYIIMLSIAFTVVGIAHWGAAGISNLLSDNFEAFNDKSSALSSFTSKFFWMITIATAIGILLSYTKVKQYEGAGASKLGSIFIYILVATIGMKMDIGKIFENPGLIAIGLVWMAIHVLLLIGVAKLIKAPYFFLAVGSKANIGGAASAPVVAAAFHPSLATVGVLLAVFGYVVGTYGAILCTILMQIASGN
- a CDS encoding peptidase M61, encoding MQRTIRTIKNLVFAFALFNLASGCKTAQQHPITSTNISTIRASIDLVNVKDDKVKVEIQIDNLNLDTISYYLPKIVPGTYQNNNFGKYVDDLKAFDHQGNSIYVQKHGDNRWKITNAKQLDKITYWVNDTFDSESSHDIFSPTGSNIIKDKNFILNLYAFIGYFDGMKENKYKVFIKHPSFLEASTSVEEILFENVSNTSKNDIDYFAFKRYADVADNPIMYSSPDKASFKINDIEVLLSVYSKNKTHKAARIMSQMERMIRAQKNFLGDINSTKKYSILLYLSSAKSDDAQGFGALEHNTSTVVVLPESLSHEKLNEALTDVVSHEFFHIVTPLTIHSKEIHNFDYNNPKMSEHLWLYEGTTEYFSMLFQITQGLITKDEFFERIVGKIEASSSFDDSIAFATMSKNILVNPYHNSYRNVYEKGALISMCLDIIMRERSDGIYGLLDLIKNLSVRYGIDVPFDDKELIEAIKEDSYPEVSAFLQTHVMNNTPIDYEFYLNKAGVLYGIKNEPSSYFIFKQEPFVTGSEVTKEVIFTSDIPFNSFLKELGILEGDVLLSINKKEYNLNNIYDLFGDSNKWKIGDKITFKIKRNNEIMTLKSNVTKPTIEKIILEQDPKASEQQKIILKKWIND